A genomic segment from Methanoplanus limicola DSM 2279 encodes:
- a CDS encoding UvrD-helicase domain-containing protein — protein MPVRYFRGRRGEHFHEREQIKEVAAILEDEFRDENVFLLTNIKLAKAEIDSIILTADGPVILDLKNYCGTVYGDDYPQKPWKVVTDSGEETELHRNLFDQLITQRGEFNRQYQKIREKHFGYIDEREAGRIAAWGYFRKGSTYPEGQIDMWAYPWFAVVTAESLAERLCYNNTGYELLDEDLEIIVKELYLEEYDLESDKKTEISGEMAEDPEERENDDKTGFCRHEDEGSDILPVKTEENIIYSDDGFKSGKDDIFKENSPETTRNDKIFIPSFKIPEDNSDEPPVAEGFTVKDITEKPNPLSDDQREAVLSESRKVRVIAGAGTGKTEVITRKILHLLLVQKVPPSSIVAFTYTKKAARSMKGRIYEQIKQLAGEEACARLGDMYIGTIHGYCLKLLQQNCGYRNYTELDEHKEMAFLLRTGWKFLNTDRGNYAAECQKFLDSLNIYYSELVDPVKLEQKAPQFSEWVKSYEKEMTGFKVLSYNRMVDLAVSHITEKPEIVRNVRHLIVDEYQDINHAQERLTELIGKEANLFVVGDPRQTIYQWRGSDEKCFENFGRDAESVSLSKNRRSGSEIINFSNTIAKEFVKNYDDLVSARESESGVLIIENNNDLSEAKWIAKQIKMYVKSEKCRYRDFAVILRSVKISAPLLIKTFREEEIPAIIAGNVNLFNSPEVEGIAKIIIWLDKDGYYKKKKWDSFINGDDLLSSGISDWRRATGDILSKNYDIKIHALKKAVLSGCFPNLIDFYYILLEILGYKYLDPKNQDEYSIIANLGRFSGLLNDFESANRLGGSRYPVKRILSWLTEYINAYASDNYGVQSSDDVKSAEAVQIVTIHQAKGLEWPIVFVPSMNQGIFPLTGKGEIKEKFIPSELYDAERYEGSMESERKLHYVASTRAKDLLVLSYYAHHNSRRKEPGLFIKDALKTGALPYINEMDNLPEMTISSSQESDENLTYTVGELVSYRRCPHMFRLHSVLGYQSGIAEMIGYGNALHHCLYEAAEEIKNGSHPVNAVARSVDSRFTMPFVNEEKLQKIKSSAKKQLARFASENEQDMRVIKYVESKVEFPANGTTVSGRADIILKDGEGIEVRDYKTSDTVATDEEVAFQVQLYSLGFNGAGEKVNSGSVAYIKDCVFKDVDVSDESLSSAKDIAVDYIQKIGRQEFSPNPGDICRRCDYKSICRWKKGDIDHPRFYGINNDGKYGRGYGLAGENYTGNNETKSRNYMEGGDLKYSPKNTGTGNAADKSNNTESGNYSKISSACDELLKELHSANPHSSLKALSELRRYTDGEAEIKAKRLYEQIELRIDSNIPILPAKIISAGEALVDMLHNK, from the coding sequence ATGCCGGTCAGATATTTCAGGGGGAGAAGAGGTGAGCACTTTCATGAACGTGAACAGATAAAAGAAGTTGCAGCTATTCTTGAAGACGAATTCAGGGATGAAAATGTATTTCTTTTAACCAATATCAAACTTGCAAAAGCTGAGATAGACAGCATAATTCTGACAGCGGACGGCCCCGTAATTCTTGATCTGAAAAACTACTGCGGAACTGTTTATGGTGATGATTACCCACAAAAACCCTGGAAAGTGGTTACAGATTCCGGGGAGGAGACTGAACTTCACAGAAACCTCTTTGATCAGCTGATAACCCAGAGGGGGGAGTTTAACCGACAGTACCAGAAGATAAGGGAGAAGCATTTTGGATATATTGACGAGAGAGAAGCAGGAAGGATAGCTGCATGGGGATACTTCAGAAAAGGCAGTACTTACCCTGAAGGTCAGATAGATATGTGGGCATATCCCTGGTTTGCAGTTGTTACAGCTGAATCTCTTGCTGAAAGACTCTGCTACAACAATACCGGGTATGAACTTCTCGATGAAGATCTTGAGATCATCGTTAAAGAACTTTATCTTGAAGAATATGACCTTGAATCAGATAAAAAAACCGAAATCTCCGGGGAAATGGCAGAAGATCCAGAGGAGAGAGAAAACGATGACAAAACAGGGTTTTGCCGGCATGAAGATGAAGGATCTGATATATTACCCGTAAAAACTGAAGAGAATATAATATATTCAGATGACGGATTCAAATCCGGGAAAGATGACATTTTTAAAGAGAACAGCCCTGAAACTACCAGAAATGATAAAATTTTCATCCCTTCATTTAAAATCCCGGAGGACAACTCAGATGAACCCCCCGTTGCTGAAGGATTTACAGTAAAAGATATCACTGAAAAGCCAAATCCACTCTCTGATGACCAGAGAGAAGCAGTATTGTCTGAAAGCAGAAAAGTAAGGGTTATTGCCGGAGCCGGCACTGGCAAGACTGAAGTAATCACGAGAAAGATACTTCACCTTTTATTAGTGCAGAAAGTTCCGCCTTCATCCATTGTGGCATTCACTTACACAAAAAAAGCTGCCCGAAGTATGAAGGGCAGGATTTATGAACAAATTAAACAACTTGCCGGAGAAGAAGCCTGTGCCAGACTGGGTGATATGTACATCGGTACAATCCACGGATACTGCCTTAAACTTCTTCAGCAGAACTGCGGCTACAGAAATTACACCGAACTTGACGAACATAAAGAAATGGCCTTTCTTCTCAGGACGGGCTGGAAATTTCTAAATACTGACAGGGGCAATTATGCAGCCGAATGTCAGAAATTTCTCGATTCACTGAATATCTATTATTCTGAACTTGTTGATCCTGTCAAACTTGAACAAAAAGCACCTCAGTTTTCAGAATGGGTAAAATCCTATGAAAAAGAGATGACAGGATTTAAGGTACTGTCCTATAACAGAATGGTTGATCTTGCTGTCAGCCATATAACAGAAAAACCCGAAATTGTACGAAATGTAAGGCACCTTATAGTCGATGAGTACCAGGACATAAACCACGCCCAGGAAAGACTCACGGAGCTTATTGGAAAGGAGGCAAATCTCTTTGTAGTGGGTGATCCAAGGCAGACAATTTACCAGTGGAGGGGTTCGGATGAGAAATGTTTTGAAAATTTCGGGAGAGATGCAGAGTCAGTATCACTCAGTAAAAACCGCCGCAGTGGATCAGAGATCATAAACTTCTCAAACACAATTGCAAAGGAATTTGTTAAAAATTATGATGACCTCGTTTCGGCACGTGAGTCGGAATCGGGAGTATTAATTATAGAGAACAATAATGATTTATCGGAGGCAAAATGGATTGCAAAACAGATAAAAATGTATGTAAAATCCGAAAAATGCAGGTACAGGGATTTTGCAGTCATTTTAAGGTCTGTAAAAATATCTGCGCCATTGCTTATAAAAACATTCAGGGAAGAAGAAATTCCGGCGATAATCGCCGGAAATGTAAACCTCTTCAACAGTCCGGAGGTAGAGGGCATTGCCAAAATTATAATCTGGCTGGATAAAGACGGCTATTATAAAAAGAAGAAGTGGGACTCTTTCATCAATGGCGATGACCTGCTGTCATCCGGAATTTCAGACTGGAGAAGAGCCACCGGAGATATTCTCTCCAAAAATTATGACATTAAAATCCATGCATTAAAAAAAGCTGTTCTGTCCGGATGTTTTCCAAACCTGATTGACTTTTATTATATCCTTCTTGAAATTCTGGGATATAAATACCTTGACCCAAAAAATCAGGATGAATACTCAATAATCGCAAACCTTGGCCGGTTCTCAGGACTTCTAAACGATTTTGAATCTGCAAACCGCCTGGGAGGCTCACGCTATCCGGTTAAGAGAATACTTTCATGGCTGACTGAATATATCAATGCCTATGCCTCTGACAATTATGGCGTTCAGTCTTCCGATGACGTAAAATCTGCCGAAGCTGTTCAGATTGTAACAATACATCAGGCAAAAGGGCTTGAATGGCCGATAGTCTTCGTTCCTTCAATGAATCAGGGGATATTCCCTTTAACAGGGAAAGGAGAGATTAAAGAGAAATTTATCCCATCAGAGCTTTATGACGCAGAAAGATATGAAGGAAGTATGGAGTCAGAGAGAAAACTCCATTATGTCGCCTCAACAAGAGCAAAGGATCTTCTTGTTCTCAGCTATTATGCCCACCATAACAGCAGGAGAAAAGAACCAGGACTGTTTATAAAAGATGCACTCAAAACAGGTGCATTGCCGTATATAAACGAGATGGATAATCTTCCGGAGATGACAATATCATCATCACAGGAGAGTGATGAAAATCTTACCTATACTGTCGGAGAACTTGTAAGTTACAGGAGATGCCCGCATATGTTCAGGCTTCATTCTGTTCTTGGATATCAGTCCGGGATTGCAGAGATGATTGGCTATGGTAATGCCCTTCATCATTGCCTTTATGAAGCTGCTGAAGAGATCAAAAATGGCAGTCATCCCGTCAACGCCGTTGCACGCTCGGTAGATTCACGATTTACAATGCCCTTTGTAAATGAAGAAAAGCTTCAGAAAATTAAATCTTCTGCAAAAAAACAGCTTGCAAGGTTTGCAAGTGAAAATGAACAGGATATGAGAGTCATTAAATATGTTGAATCAAAAGTAGAGTTTCCTGCCAACGGCACTACAGTTTCAGGAAGGGCAGATATTATCCTTAAAGACGGTGAGGGGATTGAGGTTCGGGATTACAAAACCTCAGACACTGTTGCAACTGATGAAGAAGTTGCTTTTCAGGTTCAGTTATACTCTCTTGGTTTTAATGGTGCAGGTGAAAAAGTAAATTCCGGTTCTGTGGCCTACATTAAGGACTGTGTGTTCAAAGATGTCGATGTCAGCGATGAAAGCCTAAGCAGTGCAAAAGATATTGCTGTTGACTATATACAAAAGATCGGACGTCAGGAATTCAGTCCAAATCCGGGAGACATCTGCAGGAGGTGTGATTATAAGTCCATATGCAGATGGAAGAAAGGAGATATTGATCATCCGCGATTTTATGGTATAAATAATGACGGAAAATATGGCCGGGGATATGGTTTGGCTGGTGAAAATTACACTGGGAACAATGAAACCAAAAGCAGAAACTATATGGAAGGGGGAGATCTGAAATATTCACCAAAGAATACCGGAACCGGAAATGCTGCCGATAAAAGCAATAATACGGAATCCGGAAATTATAGTAAGATTTCTTCTGCATGTGATGAACTGCTAAAAGAACTGCACAGCGCCAACCCTCACTCTTCACTAAAAGCACTCTCTGAACTGAGGAGATATACTGACGGGGAGGCAGAAATTAAAGCAAAAAGATTATACGAACAGATTGAATTGAGAATTGACAGTAATATCCCCATCCTTCCGGCTAAGATAATCTCTGCCGGAGAAGCCCTTGTTGATATGCTGCATAATAAATAA
- a CDS encoding AAA family ATPase, with amino-acid sequence MKVDLSGIFSDEIVKARDDYETALSTGDRIAVSEKAIHISNLLIKMAENNPSQRDHYLSAAKKWDAVSKNIPPAGKTTVKKRDAGLTSPEISSESENISELSEFRARAESCLTRTTVVWNDIGGLFRVKQLLMETVVIAGLKRPSSVKPWKGVLLFGPPGTGKTLLASAAAGSLGASFYDVKSESILSKYFGESSKLISALYNSAKEKEPSIVFFDEFDSLTKSRSESTSEASAKLLSGILTNMDGLSDKKNDRFVLTLAATNTPWDLDKAVLSRFPRRIYVSLPDPPAIKEIIKIHASDPGTERVNLDLIAEMSALNHYSGRDIQSLCQQAIWNMVHEKNPELFRLAELPFEELNRRTLKVRPLENDDFKAAFDKIKSPVTEDDLETYDSWNMEFGEV; translated from the coding sequence ATGAAGGTTGATCTGAGCGGTATTTTCTCTGATGAAATTGTAAAAGCGAGAGATGATTATGAAACTGCCCTAAGCACCGGAGACCGCATTGCTGTATCTGAAAAGGCGATACATATCAGTAACCTTCTGATTAAAATGGCGGAGAACAACCCGTCACAGAGGGATCATTATCTCAGCGCTGCGAAAAAATGGGATGCAGTCTCAAAAAATATTCCTCCGGCCGGCAAAACCACTGTAAAAAAAAGAGATGCCGGTCTTACTTCACCGGAGATCTCATCAGAATCTGAAAATATCTCTGAATTGTCAGAGTTCAGAGCCAGAGCGGAGTCCTGCCTGACCAGAACCACGGTTGTATGGAATGACATAGGTGGGCTTTTCAGGGTGAAACAGCTGCTGATGGAAACTGTTGTCATTGCAGGATTAAAGAGGCCTTCTTCAGTAAAACCCTGGAAGGGGGTGCTTTTATTCGGCCCTCCCGGTACAGGCAAGACTCTGCTTGCATCAGCAGCAGCAGGCAGTCTGGGAGCATCATTTTATGATGTGAAATCAGAGAGCATATTATCAAAGTATTTCGGGGAATCCTCAAAACTGATATCCGCACTGTATAATTCAGCAAAGGAAAAAGAGCCGTCTATTGTTTTTTTTGATGAGTTTGACTCACTGACAAAGTCCAGAAGTGAAAGCACATCTGAGGCATCGGCGAAGCTGCTCTCCGGAATTCTGACAAATATGGACGGGCTTTCAGATAAGAAGAATGACCGTTTTGTTCTGACCCTTGCTGCAACAAACACACCATGGGACCTTGATAAGGCTGTTCTTTCAAGATTTCCAAGAAGAATTTATGTAAGCCTTCCGGACCCTCCGGCAATTAAAGAAATAATTAAGATACATGCCTCCGATCCGGGAACAGAGAGAGTAAATCTCGATCTGATTGCAGAGATGTCTGCTCTAAACCATTATTCCGGCAGAGACATTCAGAGCCTCTGCCAGCAGGCGATATGGAATATGGTGCATGAAAAAAATCCTGAACTCTTCAGGCTTGCTGAACTTCCGTTTGAAGAACTTAACAGAAGAACCCTGAAAGTCAGGCCCCTTGAAAATGATGATTTTAAGGCTGCCTTTGATAAGATTAAATCTCCTGTTACTGAGGACGATCTTGAAACCTATGATTCATGGAATATGGAATTTGGTGAAGTCTGA
- a CDS encoding chemotaxis protein CheW: MSSPIDVVEFELGGELYALDINLAREIVEMMPITPIPRSADYISGIINLRGEITNIVNLAKLLKLPEKASENRNIIVLTDAYSKGSKIGIIVDSVHSVMQISEEDVEQINESMASDLNTYVKGIIKVGEKNGFSEQHGNYSSLIIWLDLARILEELIIMTKYNGTSTAGMAL, encoded by the coding sequence ATGTCATCACCAATAGATGTCGTTGAATTTGAACTTGGAGGGGAATTATATGCCCTTGACATCAATCTTGCCCGTGAAATAGTAGAGATGATGCCAATAACACCTATTCCGAGATCAGCAGATTACATATCAGGAATAATTAATCTCAGAGGCGAGATAACAAATATTGTAAATCTTGCAAAATTGCTTAAACTGCCTGAAAAAGCTTCTGAAAACAGAAACATCATTGTTTTAACAGATGCATACAGCAAAGGGTCAAAAATAGGAATTATCGTCGATTCAGTTCACAGTGTAATGCAGATATCAGAGGAGGATGTTGAGCAGATCAATGAAAGTATGGCATCCGATTTAAACACTTATGTTAAGGGAATTATTAAAGTGGGTGAAAAAAATGGATTTTCTGAGCAGCACGGGAACTACAGCAGTCTGATAATATGGCTTGACCTTGCCAGAATACTGGAGGAACTGATTATAATGACGAAATATAACGGAACATCTACAGCCGGAATGGCGCTATAG
- a CDS encoding methyl-accepting chemotaxis protein, translating to MGTNNTDTSGYDSEFIGYNPDMSKEDYIRENADLKMQLSLANNFIQSISKGENIEKITEIYSGNTEILKESINETGEIINNVLSELNILTKSAVEGKLDARGDSGKFPGGWGTIISEVNKTLDAVIGPLNVSAEYVERISRGDIPERITDTYNGDFNEIKNNLNLCIDAVNLLVEDAGMLAKAGVEGRLDTRADVSRHTGDFAAIVKGVNDTLDAVIGPLNVSAEYVERISRGDIPERITDTYNGDFNEIKNNLNLCIDAVNLLVEDAGMLAKAGVEGRLDTRADASRHSGDFAAIVKGVNDTLDAVIGPLNVSAEYVERISRGDIPERITDTYNGDFNEIKNNLNLCIDGLGGLLEADKILQNIKLNDFTEKTEGSYSGIFKEVCDALNDVVDHNIYVQETVLQIADGNLERLPAYRSIGRRCENDKLLPAYISMMGNIQLLVDDTRELTEAAIQGRLDARADSSKLNGEYKNLIEGVNDTLDAVIGPLNVSAEYVERISRGDIPERITDTYNGDFNEIKNNLNLCIDAVNLLVEDAGMLAKAGVEGRLDTRADASRHSGDFAAIVKGVNDTLDAVIGPLNVSAEYVERISRGDIPERITDTYNGDFNEIKNNLNLCIDAVNLLVEDAGMLAKAGVEGRLDTRADASRHSGDFAAIVKGVNDTLDAVIGPLNVSAEYVERISRGDIPERITDTYNGDFNEIKNNLNLCIDAVNLLVEDAGMLTKAAKEGRITVRADVSRHSGDFAAIVKGVNETLDAIVEPVKKVIDIANRVGVSILDTSKGIGEVTRAIEQVAVNTQQTTDDSRRQIEFIEDVAREISDLSASIEEIASTSQEVKVSAEGVTSLGQEAKKLGNVANNKMQEVEKISLMSVEEIDALNRKMVEISNIIKLITDISNQTNLLALNAAIEAARAGEHGRGFAVVAGEVRNLAGDSKKATDSIEKLITGIQSDSSKTAESMKLAYNEIQSGIESVNETIIALNSMVNGAENAGRAINEIAKATEDQADATNRVMQTMEKTTQVTHNNMKRIEDIAALTEEVSASSEEVGSGADEVAGMAEDLKKSVDVFKV from the coding sequence ATGGGAACTAATAACACGGATACATCAGGATATGATTCTGAATTCATAGGATATAATCCGGATATGTCAAAGGAAGATTACATCAGAGAGAATGCAGATTTAAAAATGCAGCTCAGTCTTGCCAATAATTTTATTCAGTCTATCTCAAAGGGTGAGAATATTGAAAAAATAACTGAGATTTACTCCGGAAATACTGAAATATTAAAAGAAAGCATCAATGAAACCGGAGAGATCATAAATAATGTTTTATCTGAACTGAATATACTGACAAAATCAGCAGTTGAGGGAAAACTTGATGCCAGAGGCGATTCCGGGAAATTCCCCGGAGGGTGGGGAACAATAATCTCCGAAGTTAATAAGACGCTTGACGCAGTTATCGGCCCGCTTAACGTATCGGCAGAATATGTGGAGAGGATAAGTCGTGGTGATATCCCTGAGAGGATCACCGATACCTACAACGGAGACTTCAACGAGATCAAGAACAACCTTAATCTCTGTATTGACGCTGTAAACCTCCTGGTTGAAGATGCCGGTATGCTTGCAAAAGCCGGCGTTGAAGGCAGGCTTGATACAAGGGCCGATGTCTCCAGACATACCGGAGACTTTGCGGCAATTGTTAAAGGTGTAAACGACACCCTTGACGCAGTTATCGGCCCACTGAATGTATCGGCAGAATATGTGGAGAGGATAAGTCGTGGTGACATTCCGGAGAGGATCACCGATACTTACAACGGTGACTTCAACGAGATCAAGAACAACCTGAATCTCTGTATTGACGCTGTCAATCTCCTGGTTGAAGATGCCGGAATGCTTGCAAAAGCCGGCGTTGAAGGCAGGCTTGATACAAGAGCTGATGCCTCCAGACATTCCGGAGACTTTGCCGCAATTGTTAAAGGTGTAAACGATACGCTTGACGCAGTTATCGGCCCGCTTAACGTATCGGCAGAATATGTGGAGAGAATCAGCCGTGGCGACATTCCGGAGAGGATCACCGATACTTACAACGGTGACTTCAACGAGATCAAGAACAACCTGAATCTCTGTATTGACGGACTCGGAGGACTTTTAGAGGCAGATAAGATATTACAGAATATTAAACTAAATGACTTTACTGAAAAGACAGAAGGCAGTTATTCCGGTATTTTTAAGGAAGTCTGTGATGCTTTAAATGATGTCGTGGATCATAACATCTATGTTCAGGAGACTGTTTTACAGATTGCTGACGGAAATCTTGAAAGACTTCCGGCCTACCGGTCTATAGGCAGACGTTGTGAAAATGATAAACTCCTGCCTGCATATATTTCTATGATGGGCAACATTCAGCTTCTTGTTGATGACACACGCGAATTAACTGAAGCTGCTATTCAGGGCAGACTTGATGCCCGTGCTGACTCATCTAAGTTAAATGGTGAATATAAAAATCTCATTGAAGGTGTAAACGATACGCTTGACGCAGTTATCGGCCCGCTTAACGTATCGGCAGAATATGTGGAGAGAATCAGCCGTGGCGACATTCCGGAGAGGATCACCGATACTTACAACGGTGACTTCAACGAGATCAAGAACAACCTGAATCTCTGTATTGACGCTGTCAATCTCCTGGTTGAAGATGCCGGAATGCTTGCAAAAGCCGGCGTTGAAGGCAGGCTTGATACAAGAGCTGATGCCTCCAGACATTCCGGAGACTTTGCCGCAATTGTTAAAGGTGTAAACGATACGCTTGACGCAGTTATCGGCCCGCTTAACGTATCGGCAGAATATGTGGAGAGAATCAGCCGTGGCGACATTCCGGAGAGGATCACCGATACTTACAACGGCGACTTCAACGAGATCAAGAACAACCTGAATCTCTGTATTGACGCTGTCAACCTCCTGGTTGAAGATGCCGGAATGCTTGCAAAAGCCGGCGTTGAAGGCAGGCTTGATACAAGAGCTGATGCCTCCAGACATTCCGGAGACTTTGCCGCAATTGTTAAAGGTGTAAACGATACGCTTGACGCAGTTATCGGCCCGCTTAACGTATCGGCAGAATATGTGGAGAGAATCAGCCGTGGCGACATTCCGGAGAGGATCACCGATACTTACAACGGTGACTTCAACGAGATCAAGAACAACCTGAATCTCTGTATTGACGCTGTCAATCTCCTGGTTGAAGATGCCGGAATGCTTACAAAAGCTGCAAAAGAGGGAAGAATTACTGTAAGGGCTGATGTTTCACGGCATTCCGGAGACTTTGCCGCAATTGTAAAAGGAGTAAATGAAACCCTTGACGCAATAGTGGAACCGGTTAAAAAAGTAATTGATATTGCAAACAGAGTCGGTGTCAGCATCCTTGACACCAGCAAAGGCATAGGTGAAGTAACCAGAGCCATAGAGCAGGTTGCAGTCAACACCCAGCAGACAACCGATGATTCAAGAAGGCAGATAGAGTTTATTGAGGATGTTGCAAGGGAAATATCTGATCTCTCAGCCTCAATTGAAGAGATTGCAAGTACATCACAGGAGGTCAAAGTATCTGCCGAAGGAGTTACATCACTGGGACAGGAGGCAAAAAAACTTGGAAATGTTGCAAATAACAAGATGCAGGAAGTAGAGAAGATTTCGTTGATGAGTGTTGAAGAGATAGATGCACTCAACCGGAAGATGGTTGAGATCAGCAATATAATTAAACTGATTACCGACATCTCTAACCAGACAAATCTCCTTGCATTAAATGCTGCAATTGAGGCGGCAAGGGCCGGAGAGCACGGACGAGGGTTTGCAGTCGTTGCAGGAGAGGTCAGAAATCTTGCAGGAGATTCAAAGAAAGCAACTGACAGTATTGAAAAACTTATCACCGGAATTCAGAGTGACAGTTCAAAAACAGCGGAGTCTATGAAACTGGCATATAATGAGATTCAGTCCGGCATTGAAAGCGTCAATGAAACAATTATTGCCTTAAACAGCATGGTGAACGGTGCTGAAAATGCCGGCAGGGCAATAAATGAAATTGCAAAAGCCACTGAGGATCAGGCAGATGCCACAAACCGTGTAATGCAGACGATGGAGAAGACAACACAGGTAACTCATAACAACATGAAGAGAATCGAAGACATTGCTGCACTGACTGAGGAAGTCTCCGCCTCGTCTGAAGAAGTTGGAAGCGGTGCGGATGAAGTCGCAGGGATGGCAGAGGACCTTAAAAAATCGGTTGATGTCTTCAAAGTATGA